A window of Vigna unguiculata cultivar IT97K-499-35 chromosome 4, ASM411807v1, whole genome shotgun sequence contains these coding sequences:
- the LOC114181966 gene encoding uncharacterized protein LOC114181966 produces the protein MKVKKAKRDLHTGEKKKKRNREQNDEVEIQATVEDVEVDNEIHVSDTKKEKASVNKKRKNKDKSLVRKRKPKGEEVDLEEQSDEVVDNCHSSAEEIQDFGGHRDLDTGAVTKPCQRKIRKKEKRRIEIPRIKENGTTI, from the exons ATGAAGGTAAAGAAGGCTAAAAGAGATCTGCATACTggggaaaagaagaagaaaaggaacaGGGAACAAAATGATGAAGTAGAGATACAAGCTACTGTGGAGGACGTTGAAG TGGATAATGAAATACATGTTAGTGACACAAAGAAGGAGAAGGCTTCTGTCAACAAAAAAAGGAAGAACAAGGACAAAAGTCTAGTTAGGAAACGAAAACCGAAGGGTGAAGAAGTTGATTTGGAAGAGCAAAGCG ATGAAGTAGTAGATAATTGTCATTCTAGTGCTGAGGAGATACAAGACTTTGGTGGTCATAGAGATTTGGATACTGGAGCAGTTACCAAACCCT GTCAaagaaagataagaaaaaaagaaaaaaggaggaTAGAAATTCCCAGGATAAAGGAGAATGGTACAACAATCTGA